From Coregonus clupeaformis isolate EN_2021a chromosome 2, ASM2061545v1, whole genome shotgun sequence:
gcatcgaggcattcagttactgttcgattgaactttagaatgggcaaaatgagtgacctaagcgactttgagcgtggaatgatcgtcagtgccaggcgcgccgattccagtatctcagaaacgtccggcctcctgggcttaTTACGCaccacagtgtctagggtttacagagaatggtgcgtcaaacaaaaaacatccagtcagcggcagtcctatgggcgaaaacagctcgttgatgagaggtcgaaggagaatggcaagaatcgtgcaagctaaaaGGCGGgcccacaaacaggcaaataacggcgcagtacaacagtggtgtgcagaacggcatcttggaGCGCACAACtcatcggtccttgtcacggatgggctattgcagcgtGAGTCCATGGCCCTATAATGTCTGGTGTCAATGATAAaggctggtggcagtggtgtaatggtgtggggaatgttttcccttgataccaattgagcaacgtttccatgccccgaagaattcaggctgttctggaggcaaagtggCGCccaacccggtactagatgggtgtacctaataaactggacaCTGAGTGTATAATACAATCAGATGGATATTGTTGATGAAAATCATAGTGAATGTGATCCTCCTTAAGAATATCTGTTGGAGTTTTGGTTATGATTGATTCAACTATGCAATTATTTTCAGTTAACAAACATTTAGGAAAATAACCAACATCAGAAATGACTACATGACAAATAAAATGTAGACAAATATCGATGCCAAAACACCAAGGGACATCTGATTTCTTCTCCCACCTGTGTAGAGAAGAATGGTGCCATTAGTTATGTGATATAACCATTTCTCATGTCAGTCTTGATAATTATCTTATACAATAAGTATAATCAGTGGAGCACACATTAAGGTTGGTATCTTCCTGTATTAGAATGAATTAATAGACACTGTCATGCATTTTGATACTAAAATGCTTTCTAGAAGCTCACGGCTCGTACCGTTCTGAACCAGCATGCCCTCAGTGACGGATAGGGAGCCGTTGTTAGGGGCTGGATCTATCTGCAGCAGCTTGCACATTAGAGGGTAGATGTGGACACTGTCAAAGGGCTCGGACAGATAACTCTTCTTGAAATCTGGTCCAAAAGCACGGAAGATGGTCTTCATGTCCATTTCGTCCATGTGGAATCCATGATCTCCTTTGTTCACGTAGACGATCAACCGCTGTTGAAATTATAtgcatattataatatatatatattttttaaaatctgtGATATTTTTACTTTACCATTTTTTACTTTATACATAGCATATGACGTGTCTTAAAAGTTAATACCGGTACCTACCGAGTTTAAGTTGAAACCTAGATCAGCAATGACAATAATAGGCTGTATTCTGTCATTCTTTGACAAATGAAAGTTCTCTGGCATATCTTCCTTCTTGTAGACTGTGAGGTTTGGGGCCTTCATGAGAGCATCATAAACCTGctgttcctttcctttccttggTGTGATCATGCCAAACCCGCCGTAGTCAAGGAGCTCAAAATAAACCGTGTTGAATAAATTCAGGTATTTAGAGAGGATTATCTCATCTACAAGAGGTCTTTTTTTAACGGTGGTCATGCCATGGTCAGAGGTGATGATGACGTTAAGGTTATCAGTCAAACCATCTCGCTGGATGGCCTCCCTCAGGTATCCAATGGTGCGGTCAATCTGCTTTATTATGGTTTTCCTGTCAGGATGGTCTGGTCCTTTGGCATGACCCACGTTGTCAGGCTCTCCATAGTACAGAGTCACAAAGTCAAAATCTTCTTCGGTGAACCAGCTCAACACAGTGTCAATATTCTGACGCCACTCTGTTTCGTTATCATCTTGTTGACCTGGTTCCTCAATCAGCGCCCGGTTTACACATTGACCACTGTAGTTGGCTGCTCCTCCTGGAAATAAAAAGGAACCTGTTTTCAGGCCCTGAAACAGAAgaaaaggtacagtggggaaaaaaagtatttagtcagccaccaattgtgcaaattc
This genomic window contains:
- the LOC123481444 gene encoding ectonucleotide pyrophosphatase/phosphodiesterase family member 7-like, translated to MWLELYLGMAVLLSVECKPLNKETHNKLLVISFDGFRWDYDQDVDTPHMDKLVEDGVKAKYITPPAITMTSPSHFTTITGRWIEDHGVVHNMMFNSTTHQKVGHKATLKRSEWWDNGALPLWITAQNQGLKTGSFLFPGGAANYSGQCVNRALIEEPGQQDDNETEWRQNIDTVLSWFTEEDFDFVTLYYGEPDNVGHAKGPDHPDRKTIIKQIDRTIGYLREAIQRDGLTDNLNVIITSDHGMTTVKKRPLVDEIILSKYLNLFNTVYFELLDYGGFGMITPRKGKEQQVYDALMKAPNLTVYKKEDMPENFHLSKNDRIQPIIVIADLGFNLNSRLIVYVNKGDHGFHMDEMDMKTIFRAFGPDFKKSYLSEPFDSVHIYPLMCKLLQIDPAPNNGSLSVTEGMLVQNGGRRNQMSLGVLASIFVYILFVM